In Azospirillaceae bacterium, a genomic segment contains:
- a CDS encoding DegQ family serine endoprotease — protein sequence MLSTFLRRCVPLVALAAALASPAGGGYAAAQTPQVPQSREQITLSYAPLVKRAAPAVVNIYSRRVVKQRANPFMEDPFFRQFFGDAFRGVPKERVESSLGSGVIVRPDGLIVTNDHVIKDADQITVVLADRREFPAKVLTADERVDLAVLRIDTKGEKLSTLEIGDSDDVQVGDLVLAVGNPFGVGQTVTSGIVSALARTGVGVSDFNFFIQTDAAINPGNSGGALITMDGKLAGINSAIYSRSGGSVGIGFAIPADMVRSVVTAVESGGKLVRPWMGASGQAVTSDLAANLGLSRPQGVLINQLNPKGPLEQAGVKVGDVVTAVNGHMVDDPDSLRYRIATLPVGGTATLSIIRKGAETKLPVKLIGPPEDPPRDEATLDGREPFAGATVANINPALAEEVGYNGNSDGVIVLKVQPGTTAQALGFQPGDVVVKVNGQPIARVADLKRLIAGQARRWDLAVRRGEQVLTLSVGG from the coding sequence ATGTTGTCGACTTTCCTTCGCCGTTGCGTCCCCCTGGTGGCCCTGGCCGCCGCCCTGGCGTCGCCTGCGGGCGGCGGCTATGCCGCGGCGCAGACACCACAGGTGCCGCAGAGCCGTGAACAGATCACCCTCAGCTACGCGCCGCTGGTGAAGCGCGCCGCACCGGCCGTGGTCAACATCTATAGCCGCCGGGTGGTCAAGCAACGCGCCAACCCCTTCATGGAGGATCCGTTCTTCCGCCAGTTCTTCGGCGACGCCTTCCGTGGCGTGCCGAAGGAACGGGTGGAATCCTCGCTGGGGTCCGGCGTCATCGTCCGGCCCGACGGCCTGATCGTCACCAACGACCATGTCATCAAGGACGCCGACCAGATCACCGTGGTACTGGCCGACCGCCGCGAATTCCCCGCCAAGGTGCTGACGGCGGATGAACGCGTGGACCTGGCCGTGCTGCGCATCGACACCAAGGGCGAGAAGCTGTCGACCCTGGAGATCGGCGACAGCGACGACGTGCAGGTGGGCGACCTGGTCCTGGCCGTCGGCAACCCCTTCGGCGTGGGACAGACGGTGACCAGCGGCATCGTCTCGGCGCTTGCCCGCACCGGCGTGGGGGTGTCGGACTTCAACTTCTTCATCCAGACCGACGCCGCCATCAACCCCGGCAATTCCGGCGGCGCGCTGATCACCATGGACGGCAAGCTGGCCGGCATCAACTCGGCCATCTATTCGCGCAGCGGCGGCTCCGTCGGCATCGGTTTCGCCATCCCGGCGGACATGGTGCGCTCCGTCGTCACGGCCGTGGAGTCGGGCGGCAAGCTGGTGCGCCCCTGGATGGGGGCCAGCGGTCAGGCGGTGACGTCGGATCTGGCCGCCAACCTGGGCCTGTCACGGCCCCAGGGTGTGCTGATCAACCAGTTGAACCCCAAGGGCCCGCTGGAACAGGCCGGCGTGAAGGTGGGCGACGTGGTGACGGCCGTGAACGGCCATATGGTCGATGATCCGGACAGCTTGCGCTATCGCATCGCCACCCTGCCGGTGGGTGGCACCGCCACGCTCAGCATCATCCGCAAGGGGGCGGAGACCAAGCTGCCGGTGAAGCTGATCGGTCCGCCGGAGGATCCGCCCCGGGATGAGGCCACGTTGGATGGTCGCGAACCCTTCGCCGGCGCCACCGTGGCCAACATCAACCCCGCCTTGGCGGAAGAGGTCGGCTACAACGGCAATTCCGACGGCGTCATCGTGCTGAAGGTCCAGCCGGGCACCACCGCCCAGGCCCTCGGCTTCCAGCCCGGTGACGTGGTGGTGAAGGTCAACGGCCAGCCCATCGCCCGCGTGGCCGACCTGAAGCGCCTGATCGCCGGCCAGGCCCGCCGTTGGGATCTGGCGGTGCGCCGGGGCGAACAGGTGCTGACCCTCAGCGTCGGTGGCTGA
- a CDS encoding TlpA disulfide reductase family protein, producing MIGRLSLAALLLGLSLHAPIARAETNDADKPAAAAPLDAHDSKRTKEELVRHFLALRVAELRDTHNDTFKLDSLKGKVVWINQWANWCGPCKLELEAMRQVQARVGADKLAIVLVSTRDDWSKDQDYLEDHHIPWQAVVLREGRYPDPVALAFTLTRFDKQGRGIRYFPFSSFLDAAGDPAAVLKDALTVDENGAITDQAKFDGLVAMLEEWTSHKGTAKDAPPLKETAPG from the coding sequence ATGATCGGCCGCCTGTCCCTTGCCGCCCTGCTGCTGGGCCTGTCCCTGCATGCGCCCATCGCGCGCGCCGAAACCAACGACGCCGACAAGCCCGCGGCCGCCGCCCCCCTCGACGCACACGATTCCAAACGCACGAAAGAGGAACTGGTCCGCCACTTCCTGGCGCTGCGCGTCGCCGAGTTGCGCGACACCCACAACGACACCTTCAAGCTGGACAGCTTGAAGGGCAAGGTGGTGTGGATCAACCAGTGGGCCAACTGGTGCGGCCCCTGTAAGCTGGAACTGGAGGCCATGCGCCAGGTCCAGGCCCGGGTGGGCGCGGACAAGCTGGCCATCGTCCTGGTCTCCACCCGCGACGACTGGTCCAAGGACCAGGACTATCTGGAAGACCACCACATCCCCTGGCAGGCGGTGGTGCTGCGCGAGGGGCGTTATCCCGACCCGGTTGCCCTGGCCTTCACCCTCACCCGCTTTGACAAGCAGGGGCGCGGCATCCGCTATTTCCCCTTCAGCAGCTTCCTGGACGCCGCCGGTGATCCAGCCGCCGTGCTGAAGGACGCGCTGACGGTGGATGAGAACGGCGCCATCACGGACCAGGCCAAGTTCGATGGCCTGGTCGCCATGCTGGAGGAATGGACGAGCCATAAGGGAACCGCCAAGGACGCGCCTCCCCTCAAGGAAACGGCGCCCGGCTGA
- a CDS encoding replication-associated recombination protein A, with protein MAAGKGGSGSLFEAEAPRPLADRLRPTALDQVVGQEHLLGPKGPIGRMVAAHRLSSMVLWGPPGCGKTTIARLLAQATTLAFEPLSAVFSGVADLRKVFEAAKQRRQAGQGTLLFIDEIHRFNRSQQDGFLPYVEDGTVTLVGATTENPSFELNAALLSRAQVFVLNRLGEEALEKLIGRAEAEMGRPLPVDDDARAALKALADGDGRYFLNLVEEIFAVVPKGEAPLDTNGLTVAVQRRMPLYDKAQEGHYNLISALHKSLRGSDTNAALYWYSRMLEGGEDPRYIARRLLRFASEDIGMADPQALTIAMAAWDAYERLGSPEGELAIAQCVIYLGTAPKSNAAYMAIKQARRAAQETGSLMPPMHILNAPTRLMKDLGYGKGYNYDHDTADGFSGQNYFPDGMARREFYQPVERGFEREIKKRQDYWAKLRRQRAEDGGEG; from the coding sequence ATGGCGGCAGGCAAAGGCGGATCGGGTTCCCTGTTCGAGGCGGAGGCGCCGCGGCCCTTGGCCGACCGGCTGCGCCCGACGGCACTTGACCAAGTGGTGGGCCAGGAACATCTGCTGGGCCCCAAGGGGCCCATCGGCCGCATGGTGGCGGCCCATCGCCTCAGTTCCATGGTGCTGTGGGGCCCGCCGGGCTGCGGGAAGACCACCATCGCCCGCCTGCTGGCCCAGGCCACCACCCTGGCGTTCGAACCGCTGTCGGCCGTGTTCTCCGGTGTCGCGGATTTGCGCAAGGTGTTCGAGGCGGCCAAGCAGCGGCGCCAGGCGGGCCAAGGCACCCTGCTGTTCATTGATGAAATCCACCGCTTCAACCGGTCGCAGCAGGACGGATTCCTGCCCTATGTCGAGGACGGTACCGTCACCCTGGTGGGCGCCACGACCGAGAACCCATCGTTCGAACTGAACGCCGCCTTATTGTCCCGGGCCCAGGTCTTCGTCCTCAATCGCCTGGGCGAGGAGGCGCTGGAAAAGCTGATCGGCCGCGCGGAGGCGGAGATGGGCCGGCCGCTGCCGGTGGATGACGACGCGCGCGCGGCGTTGAAGGCCCTGGCCGATGGCGACGGCCGCTATTTCCTGAATTTGGTGGAGGAAATCTTCGCCGTCGTGCCCAAGGGGGAGGCGCCGTTGGACACTAACGGGCTGACCGTGGCGGTGCAGCGGCGCATGCCCCTGTACGACAAGGCGCAGGAGGGGCACTACAACCTCATCAGCGCGCTGCACAAGTCGCTGCGCGGGTCGGACACCAATGCCGCCCTCTACTGGTATTCCCGCATGCTGGAGGGGGGGGAGGACCCGCGCTACATCGCCCGCCGGCTGCTGCGCTTTGCCAGCGAGGATATCGGCATGGCCGATCCCCAGGCTTTGACCATCGCCATGGCCGCCTGGGATGCGTACGAGCGGCTGGGCAGCCCGGAGGGGGAACTGGCGATCGCCCAATGCGTCATTTACCTGGGCACGGCGCCAAAGTCGAACGCCGCCTACATGGCCATCAAGCAGGCCCGGCGCGCGGCGCAGGAGACGGGCAGCCTGATGCCGCCCATGCATATCCTGAACGCGCCCACCCGCCTGATGAAGGATCTGGGCTACGGCAAGGGCTACAACTACGACCACGACACGGCCGACGGCTTCTCCGGCCAGAACTATTTCCCCGACGGCATGGCCCGGCGGGAGTTCTATCAGCCGGTGGAACGCGGCTTCGAACGCGAGATCAAGAAGCGCCAGGATTATTGGGCCAAGCTGCGCCGGCAGCGGGCCGAGGACGGCGGCGAGGGTTAA
- a CDS encoding FUSC family protein produces the protein MTLHHAVPTDRSSPLGRLARWLQARSFALSPEQIGITEGLRAATAVALMVALALYLDQPILSWAAFAAFWACLADPGGPVGIRLRAMGGFALVGTVMAGLISVAATLGPVWAAPVLLAAIFLCCLSRAYGPAATQVGVLACCVAVVAVGYPSTPLAALRLSAVFLLGSGWAVILCLAVWRIHPYAPARRAVAAIYSELGDMTAELLALHSSGATQDARWKAHAAEHRRAVREIIERARAAVGRFSAGRGAGRDVRRSLLAAIEAGERIFAGLIALGYDLEPHATGTPSDADTLPLRQLRAALTRTARQVMRTEPDQALVAYEAEVLDRVARPAHDLVARVAQVCARALTDLTHAWDPIPAEASANGDVGPQEEPPRRTSIVRALRRAIHPRSPIARHALRVALVVTATYIVTAYLDVHYAYWATMASVVVMQPQAATTWPRTLERVLGSVAGGVAAAFLAVALPTPLSLLFAIFPLAAATIALRSVNYSLFTLFLTPLFVLVADLLHPGAGTALAAAPGGETIALTRAFNNVLGSILGLAGCLVLWPEREPKSFSHRLADAVEANMRYATLVVRAGDTPYATIDAARRAAGLASTAAEVTRQRMVLEGRRRKAHLDEAAALLETLRRLAGAATVAWMDERTDPGPPDARRIGYCEAATTRLGALVRGVPTEDSALAREGEPPDDIARAVTQVVEAAKTYARAMENKAA, from the coding sequence ATGACCCTGCACCACGCGGTCCCCACCGATCGTTCCTCCCCCTTGGGGCGCCTGGCGCGCTGGCTGCAGGCGCGCTCGTTCGCGCTGTCGCCGGAGCAGATCGGCATCACGGAAGGGCTGCGCGCCGCCACGGCGGTGGCCTTGATGGTGGCGCTGGCGCTGTATTTGGACCAGCCCATCCTGTCCTGGGCGGCCTTCGCCGCCTTCTGGGCCTGCCTGGCCGATCCAGGCGGGCCGGTGGGCATCCGCCTGCGCGCCATGGGCGGTTTCGCCCTGGTGGGCACGGTGATGGCCGGGCTGATCAGCGTGGCCGCCACCCTGGGGCCCGTGTGGGCCGCCCCCGTCCTGCTGGCGGCCATCTTCCTGTGCTGCCTCAGCCGGGCTTATGGGCCGGCGGCCACCCAGGTGGGGGTGTTGGCCTGCTGCGTCGCCGTGGTGGCGGTGGGGTATCCCAGCACGCCGCTGGCCGCCTTGCGCCTGTCCGCCGTCTTCCTGCTGGGCAGCGGCTGGGCGGTGATCCTGTGTTTGGCGGTCTGGCGCATCCACCCCTACGCCCCCGCCCGCCGCGCCGTGGCCGCCATCTATTCCGAACTGGGCGACATGACGGCCGAGTTGCTGGCCCTGCACAGCAGCGGCGCCACCCAGGACGCCCGCTGGAAGGCCCATGCCGCCGAGCACCGCCGCGCCGTGCGCGAGATCATCGAGCGGGCGCGCGCCGCCGTCGGCCGCTTTTCCGCCGGGCGCGGCGCCGGCCGCGACGTGCGCCGCAGCCTGCTGGCCGCCATAGAAGCCGGGGAGCGCATCTTCGCCGGCCTGATCGCCCTGGGCTACGATCTGGAACCCCACGCCACCGGCACGCCCAGCGACGCCGACACCCTACCCCTGCGCCAGCTGCGCGCCGCCCTGACACGCACCGCCCGCCAGGTGATGCGGACGGAGCCCGACCAGGCCCTGGTCGCCTATGAGGCGGAGGTGCTGGACCGTGTCGCCCGTCCGGCACACGATCTGGTCGCCCGGGTCGCCCAGGTCTGCGCCCGCGCCCTGACCGACCTGACCCATGCCTGGGACCCCATTCCCGCCGAGGCCTCCGCCAATGGCGACGTGGGCCCACAGGAAGAGCCCCCCCGCCGCACGTCCATCGTCCGGGCGTTGCGCCGGGCCATCCACCCCCGTTCCCCCATCGCGCGCCATGCCCTGCGCGTGGCCCTGGTGGTGACGGCGACCTATATCGTCACCGCCTATCTGGACGTCCACTACGCCTATTGGGCCACCATGGCCTCGGTGGTGGTGATGCAGCCGCAGGCGGCCACCACCTGGCCGCGCACGCTGGAGCGCGTGCTAGGCAGCGTCGCCGGCGGTGTCGCCGCCGCCTTCCTGGCCGTGGCCCTGCCCACGCCCTTGTCCCTGTTGTTCGCCATCTTCCCGCTGGCGGCCGCCACCATCGCCCTGCGTTCCGTCAACTACAGCCTGTTCACGCTTTTCCTGACGCCACTGTTCGTGCTGGTGGCCGACCTGCTGCACCCCGGCGCCGGGACGGCCCTGGCGGCAGCCCCAGGGGGCGAGACCATCGCCCTGACCCGCGCCTTCAACAACGTGCTGGGCAGCATCCTGGGCCTGGCCGGCTGCCTGGTGCTGTGGCCGGAGCGTGAGCCCAAGAGCTTTTCCCACCGCCTGGCTGACGCGGTGGAGGCCAACATGCGGTATGCCACCCTGGTGGTGCGCGCCGGCGACACGCCCTACGCCACCATCGACGCCGCCCGCCGCGCCGCCGGCCTGGCCAGCACGGCGGCGGAGGTGACGCGCCAGCGTATGGTGCTGGAAGGCCGCCGACGCAAGGCGCACCTGGATGAGGCCGCCGCCCTGCTGGAAACCCTGCGCCGCCTGGCCGGTGCCGCCACCGTCGCCTGGATGGATGAGCGCACCGACCCCGGCCCGCCGGACGCCCGCCGCATCGGCTATTGCGAGGCCGCCACCACGCGCCTGGGCGCCCTGGTGCGCGGCGTGCCGACGGAAGACAGCGCGCTGGCCCGCGAAGGCGAACCGCCGGACGACATCGCCCGCGCCGTCACCCAGGTGGTGGAGGCCGCCAAGACCTACGCCCGGGCGATGGAGAACAAGGCGGCTTAA
- a CDS encoding tetratricopeptide repeat protein, whose translation MRTVGEVLAVALDHHRAGRLADASALYSSLLAQEPDQPDALHLLGVATAQAGRAAEAEPLIARAIALHPGVADYHANHAQVLDTLGRSDAALTAYTQALRLNAGHPDALRNMARLLARLERVTAAADALRALVERTPEDLPTVAELARLCERLGRPAEAEGWYRHILDRDPFNTLALNNLGELRRRAGDPAAAVGFLTRAVAAAPDAPLPRCALANTLTSLFRFEEAEEQLREATRRRPNAMLPHRDLGVLLRLQGRTAEALDAFRQAVALVPTEPAANFGAALCLLRLGRYREGFDQYHWRWPSAARPAKHQGLPAWHHGNPAGLRLLVWHEQGVGDTLMCLRFLPLLAAAGAKLTIEVPASLAPLVAAQGYGAVVVDAQTPAPGSTAAPSPWDAQAPMMELPARFCPDPGTLRWSGPYLKVDPGRRTRWTQMLGPKRALRVGLFWQGNPDFPDDHWRSPGLIPLLPLLDVPGVEFLSLQMGPAKSALTDPRIPPGRIRDAAASIRDWADTAALIADLDLVIGSDSACIHLAGALGVPAFLLLSPTTDWRWHDSGDTSLWYPSLRLFRQKRLGDWSHAVAAMKTALAERVGQRSN comes from the coding sequence ATGCGTACCGTCGGTGAGGTTCTGGCGGTGGCGCTGGACCATCACCGGGCGGGCCGGCTGGCCGATGCCAGCGCGCTTTATTCCTCGCTGCTGGCGCAGGAGCCGGACCAGCCCGACGCCCTGCATCTGCTGGGTGTGGCCACCGCCCAGGCCGGCCGTGCCGCGGAGGCGGAACCGCTGATCGCGCGGGCCATCGCCCTGCACCCCGGCGTCGCCGATTATCACGCCAACCACGCCCAGGTGCTGGACACGCTGGGCCGGTCGGACGCGGCCTTGACCGCCTACACCCAGGCCCTGCGGCTCAACGCCGGCCACCCCGACGCGCTGCGCAACATGGCCCGCCTGCTGGCGCGGCTGGAGCGGGTGACGGCGGCGGCCGACGCCCTGCGCGCCCTGGTGGAACGCACCCCCGAGGATTTGCCCACGGTGGCGGAGCTGGCCCGCCTGTGCGAGCGGCTGGGCCGCCCGGCGGAGGCGGAGGGCTGGTACCGCCATATTCTGGACCGCGATCCCTTCAACACCCTGGCGCTGAACAACCTGGGCGAACTGCGCCGCCGCGCCGGCGACCCGGCCGCCGCCGTGGGTTTCCTGACCCGCGCCGTGGCCGCCGCCCCTGACGCCCCCCTGCCCCGCTGCGCCTTGGCCAACACCCTGACCAGCCTGTTCCGCTTCGAGGAGGCGGAGGAGCAGTTGCGTGAGGCGACGCGGCGCCGGCCCAACGCCATGCTGCCCCACCGGGATCTCGGCGTGCTGCTGCGCCTGCAAGGCCGCACGGCGGAGGCGCTGGACGCCTTTCGTCAGGCCGTGGCGCTGGTGCCGACCGAGCCCGCCGCCAATTTCGGTGCCGCCCTCTGCCTGCTGCGCCTGGGCCGTTATCGCGAGGGGTTCGACCAGTATCATTGGCGCTGGCCGTCGGCGGCCCGGCCGGCCAAGCACCAGGGACTGCCCGCCTGGCATCACGGCAACCCGGCGGGCCTGCGCCTGCTGGTGTGGCACGAGCAAGGGGTGGGCGACACGCTGATGTGCCTGCGCTTCCTGCCGCTGCTGGCCGCCGCCGGCGCCAAGCTGACCATCGAGGTGCCGGCCAGCCTGGCCCCCCTGGTGGCGGCCCAGGGCTATGGCGCCGTGGTGGTGGACGCGCAGACGCCGGCCCCCGGCTCAACCGCCGCCCCATCGCCGTGGGATGCCCAGGCGCCCATGATGGAACTGCCCGCCCGCTTCTGCCCCGACCCCGGCACCCTGCGCTGGTCCGGCCCCTATCTCAAGGTGGACCCCGGCCGCCGCACCCGCTGGACACAGATGCTGGGGCCCAAGCGGGCCTTGCGCGTCGGCCTGTTCTGGCAGGGCAATCCGGATTTCCCGGATGACCACTGGCGGTCCCCCGGCCTTATCCCCCTGCTGCCCCTGCTGGACGTGCCGGGGGTGGAATTCCTGTCCTTGCAGATGGGCCCGGCCAAGTCGGCCCTCACCGATCCGCGCATCCCCCCCGGCCGCATCCGCGACGCCGCCGCGTCCATCCGCGACTGGGCCGACACCGCGGCCCTGATCGCCGACCTGGATCTGGTCATCGGTTCCGACAGCGCCTGCATCCACCTGGCCGGCGCACTGGGCGTCCCCGCCTTCCTGCTGCTGTCCCCCACCACCGACTGGCGCTGGCACGACAGCGGCGACACCAGCCTGTGGTATCCGAGCCTGCGCCTGTTCCGGCAAAAGCGCCTGGGCGACTGGTCACACGCGGTGGCGGCGATGAAGACGGCGCTGGCGGAGCGGGTGGGGCAACGGAGCAACTGA
- a CDS encoding type II toxin-antitoxin system ParD family antitoxin encodes MPDIVKRSVTLSPEWAAYADSLVAAGAYASVADVLRAGLAALKDRGSVDRWRQAGCQAGSDAAMDMPSPILPAKDPFDAIRAHQVQRLKSTV; translated from the coding sequence ATGCCCGACATCGTGAAACGCTCGGTCACCCTGTCGCCGGAATGGGCGGCCTACGCCGATTCCCTGGTGGCGGCAGGCGCTTACGCTTCCGTCGCCGATGTGCTGCGGGCCGGCCTTGCCGCCCTGAAGGATCGCGGAAGCGTGGACCGGTGGCGGCAGGCAGGGTGTCAGGCCGGGAGCGACGCCGCGATGGACATGCCGTCCCCGATTCTTCCGGCCAAGGACCCCTTCGACGCCATTCGCGCCCATCAGGTGCAGCGGCTGAAAAGCACGGTCTGA
- a CDS encoding heme-degrading domain-containing protein, giving the protein MTQPYSTVAMTAAAPSFDEDLRRIAAQEQRLVFDRFGTEQAWALGVRLREWALSRQTVLVVDISLHQRQLFRWASDGATADHDDWVRRKRNVALRFGRSSYAVGLELTQKGTTLEAKSGLALRDYATHGGSVPLTVAGTGCVGALTVSGLPQRDDHTLAMAELAHTLGHDISDIALT; this is encoded by the coding sequence GTGACCCAGCCCTATTCCACCGTCGCCATGACCGCGGCCGCGCCGTCGTTTGATGAGGATTTGCGCCGCATCGCCGCCCAGGAACAGCGCCTGGTGTTCGACCGGTTCGGGACGGAGCAGGCCTGGGCGCTGGGCGTCCGCTTGCGGGAGTGGGCGCTGAGCCGACAGACGGTGCTGGTGGTGGATATCTCCCTGCATCAGCGGCAGCTGTTCCGCTGGGCGTCGGATGGCGCCACCGCCGACCATGACGACTGGGTGCGGCGCAAGCGCAACGTCGCGCTGCGCTTTGGCCGCAGTTCCTATGCCGTGGGGCTGGAACTGACGCAGAAGGGCACGACGCTGGAGGCCAAGAGCGGCCTGGCCCTGCGCGACTACGCTACCCATGGCGGCAGTGTGCCGCTGACGGTGGCGGGTACGGGCTGCGTCGGGGCGCTGACCGTTTCCGGCCTGCCGCAACGCGACGACCACACCCTGGCCATGGCCGAACTTGCCCACACGCTGGGGCACGACATCAGCGATATCGCGTTGACGTGA
- the crcB gene encoding fluoride efflux transporter CrcB: MNQIVAVAVGGALGSVMRYLSQVWLARWLGNGFPWGTLFVNVAGSLVMGILVEAAAKAWSPSPEFRTFLTVGVLGGFTTFSSFSLDVGTLVERGDFAPALVYFAATLVVGVGSLFLGMALVRVVVS, translated from the coding sequence ATGAACCAGATCGTCGCGGTGGCGGTGGGTGGGGCCCTGGGCTCCGTCATGCGGTATCTGTCGCAGGTCTGGCTGGCCCGCTGGCTGGGCAACGGTTTCCCCTGGGGCACCTTGTTCGTGAACGTGGCCGGATCGCTGGTCATGGGTATCCTGGTGGAGGCAGCGGCCAAGGCGTGGAGCCCGTCGCCGGAGTTCCGCACCTTCCTGACGGTGGGGGTGCTGGGTGGGTTCACCACCTTTTCCTCGTTCTCGCTGGACGTGGGGACCTTGGTTGAGCGTGGGGATTTCGCCCCGGCGTTGGTGTATTTTGCGGCGACGCTGGTGGTCGGCGTCGGCAGTCTGTTTCTGGGCATGGCCCTGGTACGTGTGGTGGTGTCATGA
- a CDS encoding RluA family pseudouridine synthase, whose amino-acid sequence MSEEGGRKVEMRSVTADEAEMRLDRWFKRHFPFLSHIQVEKLLRTGQVRVDGGRAKGATRLAAGQTVRIPPMPELAPLNPDAVTRKPRPVLSDKEVKALRDAVLYRDSDVIVLNKAAGLAVQGGTGQNKHLDAMLDVLMFDGKERPKLVHRLDKDTSGCLVLARTSFAATRLAASFRGKDARKYYWTVTVGVPKQHQGKIDAALAKEAGTRGERMAVDEEEGARAVTLYQVVENAHRHAAFVALWPLTGRTHQLRAHMIAIGTPILGDGKYAGQEAFLAGGAELARQLHLHARRIIIPNPRGGKAIDVTAPLPPHMQKTWEYFGFDMKDGDPFASYS is encoded by the coding sequence ATGAGTGAAGAGGGTGGCCGCAAGGTCGAGATGCGATCGGTGACCGCCGATGAGGCGGAGATGCGTCTGGACCGCTGGTTCAAGCGGCATTTCCCGTTCCTGAGTCATATCCAGGTGGAAAAGCTGCTGCGCACCGGTCAGGTGCGGGTGGATGGCGGGCGCGCCAAGGGTGCCACCCGGCTGGCGGCCGGGCAGACTGTCCGCATTCCGCCCATGCCGGAACTGGCCCCCCTGAACCCGGACGCCGTGACGCGCAAGCCGCGCCCCGTCCTGTCGGACAAGGAGGTGAAGGCGCTACGCGACGCGGTGCTGTACCGCGACAGCGACGTCATCGTGCTGAACAAGGCCGCCGGCCTGGCGGTGCAGGGCGGCACCGGCCAGAACAAGCACCTGGACGCCATGCTGGACGTGCTGATGTTCGACGGCAAGGAACGGCCCAAGCTGGTCCACCGCCTGGACAAGGACACCAGCGGCTGCCTGGTGCTGGCCCGCACCAGCTTCGCCGCCACGCGCCTGGCCGCGTCCTTCCGGGGCAAGGACGCCCGTAAATACTATTGGACCGTCACCGTCGGCGTGCCCAAGCAGCACCAGGGCAAGATCGACGCCGCCCTGGCGAAAGAGGCCGGCACGCGCGGCGAACGCATGGCGGTGGATGAGGAAGAGGGGGCGCGCGCCGTCACCCTGTACCAGGTGGTGGAGAATGCGCATCGCCACGCCGCCTTCGTCGCCCTGTGGCCGCTGACCGGCCGCACCCACCAGCTGCGCGCCCATATGATCGCCATCGGCACGCCCATCCTGGGCGACGGCAAGTATGCGGGGCAGGAGGCCTTCCTGGCCGGCGGTGCGGAACTGGCCCGGCAGCTGCACCTGCATGCCCGCCGCATCATCATTCCCAACCCGCGTGGCGGCAAAGCCATCGACGTGACGGCCCCCCTGCCGCCGCACATGCAGAAAACCTGGGAATATTTCGGTTTCGATATGAAAGACGGCGACCCGTTCGCCAGCTATTCGTAA
- a CDS encoding HAD-IA family hydrolase has product MAANRLALFDCDGTLVDSQHAIIAAMAAGFRAQGLAPPPDEAVRRQVGLSLDAAVRGLLPEGVDPDVLDGIAAAYRDAFFENRTRGAVAEPLYPGLVQALDALNAAGFVLGVATGKSRRGLLATLEHHGLSDRFVTLQTSDLPPGKPAPDMALRAIFEAGAEPCTTVVIGDTTYDMLMARNARTRALGVAWGYHAPVDLLAAGAARVVHDYAEVPAAVAALVPA; this is encoded by the coding sequence GTGGCCGCCAACCGCCTGGCCCTGTTCGATTGTGACGGCACGTTGGTGGACAGCCAGCATGCCATCATCGCCGCCATGGCCGCCGGATTCCGCGCTCAAGGCCTGGCGCCGCCGCCCGATGAGGCGGTGCGGCGCCAGGTGGGCCTGTCGCTGGACGCCGCTGTCCGGGGCCTGCTGCCTGAGGGCGTCGATCCGGACGTGCTGGACGGGATCGCCGCCGCCTACCGCGACGCCTTCTTCGAGAACCGCACGCGCGGAGCCGTGGCGGAGCCGCTGTACCCTGGCCTGGTCCAGGCCCTCGATGCGCTGAATGCCGCGGGCTTCGTGCTGGGTGTCGCCACCGGCAAGTCCCGCCGCGGCCTGCTGGCGACGCTGGAGCATCACGGCCTGAGCGACCGCTTCGTGACCCTGCAGACCAGCGACCTGCCGCCCGGCAAGCCGGCGCCGGACATGGCGTTGCGCGCGATCTTCGAGGCGGGGGCGGAACCCTGCACCACCGTGGTCATCGGCGACACCACGTACGATATGCTGATGGCGCGCAACGCCCGCACCCGCGCCCTGGGCGTGGCCTGGGGCTATCACGCGCCGGTGGACCTGCTGGCGGCGGGTGCCGCCCGCGTGGTCCATGATTACGCCGAGGTGCCGGCGGCGGTGGCCGCCCTGGTGCCTGCCTAA